The Roseicyclus marinus genome has a segment encoding these proteins:
- a CDS encoding glutathione S-transferase family protein, with amino-acid sequence MGLLIDGDWHDQWYDTKSSGGAFQRQESRFRNWVTADGAPGPSGTGGYKAESGRYHLYVSDACPWANRAMIFRSLKGLEGHIDVSVVHPDMLSDGWTFHTDDHGATGDLLFGSRYLREIYQRADPQATTRVTVPVLWDRKTGTIVSNESAEIIRMFNSAFDGLTGNRDDYYPAALRDRIDAINARVYDAVNNGVYKAGFATTQSAYDGAVHALFDALDWLEDLLSENRYLAGDRVTEADWRLFTTLVRFDAVYHLHFKCNRSRIVDYPNLWAYARELYQWPGVAGTINFDHIVRHYHYSHDSINPHRIVPINPVIDWHAPHDRARLKAA; translated from the coding sequence ATGGGCCTGTTGATCGACGGCGACTGGCATGACCAATGGTATGACACCAAGTCCAGCGGCGGCGCCTTCCAGCGTCAGGAAAGCCGCTTTCGCAACTGGGTGACCGCCGATGGCGCGCCGGGGCCCAGCGGCACGGGCGGCTACAAGGCCGAAAGCGGGCGCTACCATCTCTATGTCAGCGATGCCTGCCCATGGGCAAACCGGGCCATGATCTTTCGCAGCCTCAAGGGGCTTGAGGGTCACATCGACGTGTCGGTCGTCCATCCCGACATGCTGTCGGACGGCTGGACATTTCACACCGACGACCATGGCGCGACCGGCGATCTCTTGTTCGGCAGCCGCTACCTGCGCGAGATCTACCAACGCGCCGACCCGCAGGCCACGACCCGCGTGACCGTGCCCGTCCTGTGGGACAGGAAAACCGGCACCATCGTCTCCAACGAAAGCGCCGAGATCATCCGCATGTTCAATTCGGCCTTCGACGGGCTGACCGGCAACCGCGACGATTACTACCCGGCAGCCCTGCGCGACCGGATCGATGCGATCAATGCGCGCGTCTATGACGCGGTGAACAACGGCGTCTACAAGGCGGGCTTCGCCACGACGCAATCGGCCTATGACGGGGCGGTCCATGCGCTGTTCGACGCGCTCGACTGGCTCGAAGACCTGCTCAGCGAAAACCGCTACCTCGCGGGCGACCGCGTGACCGAGGCCGATTGGCGGCTCTTCACCACGCTCGTGCGCTTCGATGCGGTCTATCACCTGCATTTCAAATGCAACCGCAGCCGGATCGTGGATTACCCCAACCTCTGGGCCTATGCCCGCGAGCTTTATCAATGGCCGGGTGTGGCGGGCACGATCAACTTCGACCACATCGTGCGCCACTACCATTACAGCCACGACAGCATAAACCCGCACCGGATCGTGCCCATCAACCCGGTGATCGACTGGCACGCGCCCCACGACCGCGCCCGGCTGAAAGCCGCCTGA
- a CDS encoding CGNR zinc finger domain-containing protein yields the protein MQTIKVSGMTPGHPALAFLNTVTDDGKTRKHDSFADGAEFIAILEDAGFVPRGLPPPGPGQMTAIKGLREAGHAVLSAMAAGRRPGREEALTLEAAIKSAVQDASFALGAKGVHLMPGPLGGLYDHLALALFDLMQRTDLDRLPECGRCTHLFLDHGRGPGRRWCSMARCGNRAKVESFRARHRAAP from the coding sequence ATGCAGACGATCAAGGTTTCCGGCATGACCCCCGGCCATCCGGCCCTCGCTTTCCTCAACACCGTCACGGATGACGGCAAGACGCGCAAGCACGACAGCTTTGCCGACGGGGCGGAATTCATCGCGATCCTCGAGGATGCGGGTTTCGTGCCGCGCGGCCTGCCCCCGCCCGGCCCCGGTCAGATGACCGCGATCAAGGGCCTGCGCGAGGCGGGCCATGCCGTCCTGTCGGCCATGGCCGCCGGGCGCCGCCCCGGCCGCGAAGAGGCCCTGACGCTCGAGGCGGCGATCAAATCGGCGGTGCAGGACGCCTCCTTCGCCCTTGGGGCCAAGGGGGTTCACCTCATGCCCGGCCCCTTGGGCGGGCTCTACGATCACCTTGCGCTGGCGCTCTTCGACCTCATGCAACGCACGGATCTGGACCGCTTGCCGGAATGCGGTCGCTGCACCCATCTGTTTCTCGACCATGGGCGCGGGCCCGGGCGGCGCTGGTGTTCCATGGCGCGCTGCGGCAACCGGGCCAAGGTGGAAAGCTTCCGCGCCCGGCACCGCGCGGCTCCCTGA